Proteins encoded by one window of Lactobacillus paragasseri:
- a CDS encoding ATP-binding cassette domain-containing protein: MSIKQLFKSNKKQFILIFLMVIIGMASDSLSQYLMTPAYNHLRNMNLLGFILFMCLALGCDGVRIILISRSDYLYGKDVQNYLHQIRARISRYFFKNGINQTAKVQNNMVANLDQLTTKYLTPIKNGFMYFLAVVFSIGILFSFNWILVVVTVILTIISLLLPKAFEKLTSTATVTVTKKNEKFLNILDKWVKGLDELRRYASFDIFTSSINNGAKEYKKAAIHQGATIAIADMATALVNIGGQMLLLGLCAYLYLQGRIAFGAVITTGQFSSTIMNGVAAFVAQWNLIKSAKGLNEEILELEQQVEIPKDQHDDQKIAKIEIKDLTLQFKNGEKISYPNLTFNKGEKILITGDSGSGKSTLFKLILNKLTPSKGTIRFIDQDGKEVYLNPDEIGYLAQDSTLFPDTLENNITMFNAELNNQVKQATKKVDLDKDISNFPEGLATQVDLDKNNLSGGQKQKLVLARALVHNSPWLFIDEGTSAIDSKSTKHILQHLLTTDGSVIMIAHNFSNELVSMFDRVVKLDDGGTNQ, translated from the coding sequence ATGAGCATTAAGCAACTATTTAAATCAAATAAAAAACAGTTTATTTTGATTTTTTTAATGGTGATTATTGGAATGGCAAGTGACTCACTATCACAATATTTAATGACGCCAGCGTATAATCATCTACGAAACATGAATTTATTGGGCTTTATTCTGTTTATGTGTTTAGCACTAGGCTGTGATGGTGTCAGAATTATACTAATATCAAGATCAGATTATTTGTATGGCAAAGACGTACAGAATTATTTACACCAGATCCGTGCCAGAATTAGTCGCTATTTCTTTAAAAATGGTATTAATCAGACTGCAAAAGTACAAAATAATATGGTTGCAAATCTTGATCAACTAACTACTAAATACTTAACTCCGATTAAAAATGGCTTTATGTATTTTTTAGCTGTAGTTTTCTCAATTGGAATTCTATTTTCTTTTAATTGGATTCTAGTTGTTGTAACTGTGATTTTAACTATTATTTCATTATTGTTACCTAAGGCCTTTGAAAAACTAACTTCTACGGCAACAGTTACTGTCACAAAGAAAAATGAAAAATTCCTCAATATTTTGGATAAATGGGTAAAAGGCCTAGATGAACTAAGAAGATATGCAAGTTTCGATATTTTTACTAGCTCGATTAATAATGGGGCAAAAGAGTATAAGAAAGCTGCAATTCATCAAGGAGCAACGATTGCAATTGCTGATATGGCTACAGCGCTTGTAAATATTGGCGGTCAAATGTTGCTTCTAGGTTTATGTGCTTACTTATATTTGCAAGGTAGAATTGCTTTTGGTGCTGTAATTACTACTGGCCAATTTAGTTCAACAATTATGAATGGTGTAGCAGCATTTGTGGCCCAATGGAATTTAATTAAATCAGCTAAAGGCTTAAATGAAGAAATCCTTGAGCTGGAGCAACAGGTTGAAATACCCAAGGATCAACATGATGATCAAAAAATTGCCAAGATAGAAATAAAAGATTTAACCTTACAATTTAAGAATGGCGAAAAGATTTCATATCCTAATTTAACTTTCAATAAAGGTGAAAAAATTCTAATAACTGGCGATAGCGGAAGTGGAAAGTCTACCTTATTTAAATTAATCTTAAATAAACTCACTCCAAGTAAAGGTACAATTCGTTTTATTGATCAGGATGGTAAGGAAGTATATTTAAATCCGGATGAAATTGGATATTTGGCACAGGATAGTACCCTCTTTCCAGACACGCTTGAAAATAATATCACTATGTTTAATGCTGAGCTTAATAATCAAGTAAAACAAGCAACTAAAAAAGTTGATTTAGATAAAGATATTAGCAACTTTCCTGAGGGGCTAGCTACACAAGTTGATTTAGATAAGAACAATTTGTCTGGTGGTCAAAAACAAAAATTAGTCTTAGCTAGAGCGTTAGTCCATAATTCTCCCTGGCTTTTTATTGACGAGGGCACTAGTGCAATTGATAGCAAATCTACGAAGCATATCTTGCAACATCTTTTAACTACAGATGGTTCTGTAATTATGATTGCACATAACTTTTCTAACGAATTAGTTTCAATGTTTGATCGGGTAGTAAAACTAGATGATGGGGGCACTAATCAATGA